The Williamwhitmania sp. nucleotide sequence GCGAACGAGAATGCAAACCGGCTGGTACGGCAGTATTTCCCAAAGAAAACGGACTTTAAAACGATAACGCAGGAGCAGGTTCAGTGGGTGGAAGAGATGCTTAACAGTCGGCCTAGAAAAAGGCTAGGGTTTATCGCTCCCGCTGTAATATACAATCAGTTAACCCAAGTTGCATTTGTGAGTTGAATCTTGCAAAACAAAAGGGGCGCAATACATATTATTCATTTCAGGATGCCTTGTTAACTTAATTAAAATGTATCCAGTATCAAAAAAATACAAAATACAAATATTTTAGAATTGATGCAATAATTCAAATTTCATAAACAACAAGCCCCCCCCCGTTAAAAATATTAGACTTGCGGGGTGGCAAATTCTAAATTAACGAATAATCAATTTTCAGTTTGTTTGGTCTTGCTCTCTGCTCTAATTCCACGTGCCAGTTCGCCTTTGTTTCTTTCCCAAACAATTTTTCTTCCCCTGCAATAATTGGCCAAGGGCAACAGTTCTTTCCTTAAACTTTTTGGAGTTGGGCACTCATCCTTTGGTTCTTGCCTCTTATTTTTCTAATATTGTAGCTCAAATACAAAACTGTGGGAATGCGGAAATACGTTGTGCTGGTTGTTTTATCGCTCTTTTTTTTCTCTGAACATGCTCTTGGGCAGCTGTTTGCCCCGCTGTCGGATAAGTCATTCACCACGCAGTATGCCTACTCCACAAGTCAGGATACCGTTTACGTTTTTTATGATCCGGCCAACGCCGTGCTTCATGCTCGCCATAGCAGCGGCACCACTGCTGACTTTGTGTGGAGTCGATTCAACATGACTACCAAACAGTTTGATCAGGTGGGACAGGACCTCGGGAAAACCGAGTCGACCCTTTCCCTCGTGCAGTCGGGGGGATATTCTGTGGCCATTACACCACTGGTAGGCACGCCGGAGTCCGATACTGCTTGGGCATTTATTGATACCTTTTCCATTGCCAGTATTACGGTTAACAATACCTGTAGTTACCTAAAGTTAAGGGCAAATACCGCCCCCGAAAGCTACGACTACTACGACCTTTACTATGACCTGAGCCAGCTGCCAAACTTGGTTCCAGTGAGTAGCAAGAATAAGCTCACTGTTACCTGGAAAAAGAATGGTGCCGATGAGCTGGACTACGGTCAGGTGCTTACACTACAGAACGACAACCTGCCAGTGGAAGATGCCTACTACACCGTGGACATTTCGGATGTGCTTGGTAAGCCACAGACTGCCCAAACGGCTGTTATTCCTGCCATTGCTCCCTTAGCCAA carries:
- a CDS encoding IS30 family transposase, with the translated sequence ANENANRLVRQYFPKKTDFKTITQEQVQWVEEMLNSRPRKRLGFIAPAVIYNQLTQVAFVS
- a CDS encoding gliding motility-associated C-terminal domain-containing protein, whose product is MRKYVVLVVLSLFFFSEHALGQLFAPLSDKSFTTQYAYSTSQDTVYVFYDPANAVLHARHSSGTTADFVWSRFNMTTKQFDQVGQDLGKTESTLSLVQSGGYSVAITPLVGTPESDTAWAFIDTFSIASITVNNTCSYLKLRANTAPESYDYYDLYYDLSQLPNLVPVSSKNKLTVTWKKNGADELDYGQVLTLQNDNLPVEDAYYTVDISDVLGKPQTAQTAVIPAIAPLAKFDVSIWNNNTWGSPATDVTGQAPMKLQLTSQSKNCDSIIWTGFNDVNLVYKGGDSLLWNLHRLATDNVYEPAQLVPGKYILRLIAIKESSGCRDTVELKYADVLTSKFNSDLIPNVFTPGGNYPYFKFKNDTTSVRSIRTISVNIFNRWGKQVYTYKGTVDDWTGWDGKTESGADADAGVYYFVFTAEGWDDVSYSGGSYKGFLYLYRNH